Proteins encoded in a region of the Zea mays cultivar B73 chromosome 4, Zm-B73-REFERENCE-NAM-5.0, whole genome shotgun sequence genome:
- the LOC100193624 gene encoding uncharacterized protein isoform X1, protein MSGGTPAASSSLRAALSYCVRQVRAYDYHHYLCLLHLAPAVRKAAFTFRAFNIQTARAMDVVSDPRTGLMRLLWWKEAVDKVFGNKLVEHLVAHALSSVIADHKVSKHWLKRSVEARINDTNREEGTIPGTSAELERYAEDTQSTILYMTLQAGGIQSTVADHAASHIGKASGLLLLLKALPHHVNKQGTVHYIPASVAEECGLLITREGGRSEVRAGVRLPDVVFKVTSVAEAHLHKARELASSVPKEAIPVLLPALPA, encoded by the coding sequence ATGAGCGGCGGCACGCCTGCAGCAAGCAGTAGCCTGCGGGCAGCACTCTCATACTGCGTGAGGCAAGTCCGCGCCTATGACTACCACCACTACCTCTGCCTTCTCCACCTGGCCCCGGCCGTGCGCAAGGCCGCGTTCACCTTCCGCGCCTTCAACATCCAGACAGCAAGGGCCATGGATGTGGTGTCCGACCCCCGGACCGGCCTCATGCGCCTCCTCTGGTGGAAGGAGGCGGTCGACAAGGTCTTTGGCAACAAGCTGGTCGAGCACCTAGTTGCCCACGCGCTCTCTTCGGTCATCGCAGACCATAAGGTTAGCAAGCACTGGCTGAAGCGGTCCGTGGAGGCGAGGATCAACGACACCAACCGTGAGGAAGGCACCATTCCTGGGACGAGCGCGGAGTTGGAGAGGTATGCAGAGGACACCCAGTCCACCATCCTTTACATGACCCTGCAGGCTGGCGGAATACAGTCTACCGTGGCTGACCACGCCGCCTCTCACATCGGCAAGGCCAGCGGGCTTCTGTTACTGCTCAAGGCGCTGCCGCACCATGTAAATAAGCAAGGGACGGTACATTATATCCCAGCTAGTGTGGCCGAGGAATGCGGCCTGCTCATCACACGGGAGGGTGGCAGGTCGGAGGTCAGGGCGGGCGTGAGGCTGCCAGACGTAGTTTTCAAGGTCACATCTGTTGCAGAGGCTCACCTGCACAAGGCGCGGGAGTTGGCATCGTCCGTGCCCAAAGAGGCGATCCCTGTGCTCCTCCCAGCCTTGCCGGCCTAG
- the LOC103654591 gene encoding uncharacterized protein, giving the protein MAMLDPPSSFIFENIVRDIFIKNISDASLKITLCGDQASGFSIDNVCNQGNNKPIVIMFVGCLAKQFKGQSYLSGTAATTWYFNPDIPEAQEYYIKLQRSDLQMIKPTVAEEEFEVSQKPNIEDKTIQELLEMDLDMFPPQGFKCTATISRLIQDSKWWFPSCTKCKKSSPQTSTGYRCTSCGCTDVKFSYKLSFVATDGTCEAEFFCFDTIAKRIVGKPCDTLITTPIASQGFPPDLAAIVSLKFTFVVTLYMSAFSVTNKVSLSYMC; this is encoded by the exons atggccatgttggatccaccatcaagttttatttttgaaaacatcgtcaGGGATATCTTCATAAAAAATATAAG TGACGCCTCTCTAAAAATCACGCTTTGCGGGGATCAAGCATCAGGTTTCTCTATTGACAATGTCTGCAATCAAGGCAATAATAAACCTATTGTCATAATGTTTGTTGGATGCTTAGCTAAGCAATTCAAAG GCCAATCATATCTAAGCGGCACTGCAGCAACTACATGGTACTTCAATCCAGACATTCCTGAGGCACAGGAATACTACATCAA GTTACAAAGAAGTGATCTCCAAATGATTAAACCCACAGTAGCAGAAGAAGAATTTGAGGTTTCTCAAAAACCGAATATCGAAGACAAGACTATCCAAGAACTACTTGAGATGGATCTAGATATGTTCCCT CCACAGGGCTTTAAGTGCACCGCCACTATATCACGACTCATACAAGATAGCAAATGGTGGTTTCCATCTtgcaccaaatgcaaaaagtcttCACCTCAAACCTCCACTGGATACCGCTGTACATCATGTGGTTGTACAGATGTAAAGTTTAG CTACAAACTCAGCTTCGTTGCCACTGATGGAACATGTGAAGCTGAGTTCTTCTGTTTCGATACCATAGCTAAGCGAATAGTAGGGAAACCATGTGACACTCTTATTACAACACCTATAGCTTCTCAGGGTTTCCCACCAGATCTAGCTGCCATTGTATCTTTGAAATTTACCTTTGTAGTCACCCTTTATATGTCAGCATTCTCAGTGACAAACAAAGTTTCTCTATCCTATATGTGCTAA